A single genomic interval of Rhododendron vialii isolate Sample 1 chromosome 3a, ASM3025357v1 harbors:
- the LOC131318422 gene encoding probable glycosyltransferase At5g03795: MGEIKRLCSSSSSYSLKLVWFVVPLIVVSGFMGLLGPKNSNWGLRSPVTIPSPSPSSSSSSSSSEVGVLLGANSSSSVSSDQEGSGAHLNETDWRSRLVGDGTGNVHRQEDAIPDHESVKLNGSLGSPLPLAVEAIEIQTTVEKIGESLNTTVIGPHVVPSMNESGILSMEAITKRKPSHLHNIEAGLGKARAVIKEARINGNQSEDPDYVPGGPMYWNANAFHRSYLEMEKQFKVFVYEEGEPPVFHDGPCKSIYAMEGNFIYHMEISQFRTKDPEKAHVFFLPLSVTLIVRFVYDRKSHDHWGPMKQTVKDYVHLVARKYQYWNRSLGADHFMLACHDWGPELSSAVPDLYKNSIRALCNANTSEGFNPTKDVSFPEILLPDGSTNHLLGGPSPSRRPILAFFAGGVHGPIRPVLLEHWENKDVDIQVHKYLPKGVSYYGMIRKSRYCICPSGYEVASPRMVEALYMGCVPVIIKDHYVAPFSDVLNWKSFSVEVTVKDIPNLKTILMGISQRQYIRLQRRGKQVRRHFEVNLRPKRFDVFHMILHSIWLRRLNVRVNDADIS, from the exons atggggGAGATCAAAAGACTCTGTTCCTCTTCATCATCGTACTCACTGAAGCTTGTTTGGTTTGTAGTTCCACTGATAGTTGTATCCGGGTTTATGGGTTTACTGGGTCCGAAGAATTCCAATTGGGGTTTACGGAGTCCTGTTACTattccatctccatctccatcttcttcttcttcttcttcttcttctgaagTAGGAGTATTATTGGGTGCAAACAGTTCTAGCTCTGTTTCATCTGATCAGGAGGGAAGTGGAGCCCATTTAAATGAAACAGATTGGCGTTCGAGATTGGTCGGCGATGGAACCGGAAATGTTCACCGACAAGAGGATGCTATCCCAGATCATGAGTCCGTTAAACTCAACGGTTCTTTGGGTTCGCCACTGCCGCTTGCCGTAGAAGCCATTGAAATCCAGACCACT GTTGAGAAGATTGGAGAGAGCTTGAATACTACCGTAATTGGACCCCATGTTGTTCCTTCCATGAATGAGTCTGGCATTCTTTCCATGGAGGCAATAACAAAGAGAAAACCTAGCCATTTACACAATATTGAAGCTGGTCTTGGAAAAGCTCGTGCTGTAATAAAAGAAGCCAGAATTAACGGAAATCAATCAGAGGACCCCGACTATGTCCCCGGAGGTCCAATGTACTGGAATGCTAATGCTTTTCACAG GAGCTACTTGGAAATGGAAAAACAATTTAAGGTATTTGTCTATGAAGAAGGTGAGCCGCCCGTTTTTCACGACGGTCCATGCAAGAGCATATACGCAATGGAGGGAAATTTCATTTACCATATGGAGATTAGCCAGTTCCGCACCAAAGATCCCGAAAAGGCACATGTCTTTTTCCTCCCACTCAGCGTTACGTTGATTGTTCGTTTCGTTTACGATAGGAAGTCTCATGATCATTGGGGTCCTATGAAACAAACAGTCAAAGATTACGTCCATCTTGTTGCGCGGAAATACCAGTACTGGAATAGGAGCCTCGGGGCTGATCACTTCATGCTTGCTTGCCATGATTGG GGGCCCGAACTTTCCTCTGCCGTCCCTGACCTCTACAAAAACTCCATTCGAGCTCTATGTAATGCAAACACATCCGAAGGATTCAACCCAACGAAAGATGTCTCCTTCCCGGAAATCCTCCTCCCAGATGGTAGCACGAATCACCTCCTTGGTGGTCCTTCCCCTTCGCGACGGCCGATCTTGGCTTTCTTTGCAGGAGGTGTCCACGGTCCCATCAGGCCGGTCCTTCTAGAGCATTGGGAAAACAAGGACGTAGACATCCAAGTCCACAAGTACCTTCCGAAAGGCGTTTCGTACTATGGCATGATCCGCAAGAGCCGGTACTGCATCTGCCCAAGCGGGTACGAAGTAGCTAGTCCTAGGATGGTCGAGGCGCTTTACATGGGCTGCGTTCCGGTAATCATCAAGGACCATTACGTAGCCCCATTTAGCGATGTCCTAAACTGGAAGTCGTTTTCGGTTGAGGTTACGGTGAAGGATATTCCGAATTTGAAGACCATTCTGATGGGAATTTCTCAGAGACAGTATATACGGTTGCAGCGGAGGGGGAAGCAAGTGAGGAGGCATTTCGAGGTGAATTTGCGTCCGAAGCGGTTCGATGTTTTTCACATGATACTTCATTCGATATGGCTCAGAAGACTAAATGTTCGCGTAAACGACGCCGATATATCCTGA